Proteins encoded in a region of the Clostridium beijerinckii genome:
- a CDS encoding P-II family nitrogen regulator — MKEVMCIIRLNKVNKTKEALAEAGFPSITCRKVLGRGKKSIDIALVEAYMETGEVPPTSYGENLSERGRLIPKRFITLVVKDDEVKTVVETVISVNSTGTPGDGKIFVLPVEEVYRVRDGQIGEEAI; from the coding sequence ATGAAAGAAGTTATGTGTATTATTCGTTTGAATAAAGTTAATAAAACTAAAGAAGCACTCGCAGAAGCTGGCTTTCCATCCATTACTTGCAGAAAAGTACTTGGAAGAGGCAAGAAATCAATTGATATAGCTTTAGTTGAAGCTTATATGGAAACTGGTGAAGTGCCACCAACATCGTATGGTGAGAATTTATCAGAAAGAGGAAGATTAATACCTAAAAGATTTATAACTTTAGTAGTAAAAGATGACGAAGTAAAAACAGTAGTAGAGACTGTGATAAGTGTAAATTCAACTGGGACTCCAGGAGATGGAAAGATATTTGTATTACCAGTTGAAGAAGTATACAGAGTCAGAGATGGACAAATAGGTGAAGAGGCAATTTAA
- the nifH gene encoding nitrogenase iron protein yields the protein MRQVAIYGKGGIGKSTTTQNLTSALAEMGKNIMIVGCDPKADSTRLVLGGLAQKTVLDTLREEGDDIELDAILKTGYGNIRCVESGGPEPGVGCAGRGIITSIGMLEQLGAYTPDLDYVFYDVLGDVVCGGFAMPIREGKAQEIYIVASGEMMALYAANNISKGIQKYAKTGGVRLGGIICNSRKVDREYELLEAFAKELGSQLIHFVPRDNMVQRAEIHKQTVIEFDPKADQADEYRTLAKNIENNKMFVIPKPMKQERLEEILMEYGLMDI from the coding sequence ATGAGACAAGTAGCTATTTATGGAAAAGGTGGTATAGGAAAATCTACAACCACACAAAATTTAACTTCAGCTTTAGCTGAAATGGGAAAGAATATAATGATAGTAGGATGTGATCCTAAAGCAGATTCTACAAGATTAGTTCTTGGAGGTTTAGCACAAAAAACAGTTCTAGATACTTTAAGAGAAGAAGGAGACGATATTGAATTAGATGCAATCTTGAAAACAGGATATGGAAATATAAGATGCGTTGAATCAGGCGGACCAGAACCAGGAGTTGGATGTGCAGGTAGAGGTATTATTACTTCAATAGGAATGCTTGAACAATTAGGAGCATATACACCTGATTTAGACTATGTATTTTATGATGTACTCGGAGACGTTGTATGTGGTGGTTTTGCAATGCCAATCAGAGAAGGTAAAGCACAAGAAATATACATCGTAGCATCTGGAGAAATGATGGCACTATATGCAGCTAACAATATTTCAAAAGGTATTCAAAAATATGCTAAAACTGGTGGAGTTAGATTAGGTGGAATCATTTGTAACAGTAGAAAAGTTGATAGAGAATACGAACTATTAGAAGCATTTGCAAAAGAGCTTGGAAGTCAACTTATTCACTTTGTACCTAGAGATAATATGGTTCAAAGAGCAGAAATACACAAACAAACAGTTATAGAATTTGATCCAAAGGCTGATCAAGCTGATGAATACAGAACATTAGCTAAAAATATAGAAAATAATAAAATGTTTGTTATTCCAAAACCAATGAAACAAGAAAGATTAGAAGAAATATTAATGGAATATGGTTTAATGGATATCTAG
- the nifE gene encoding nitrogenase iron-molybdenum cofactor biosynthesis protein NifE has product MEKRISNSLLEEREDFVCFKEGHNKKSMKCDGDSVSGSVSQRACVYCGARVVLNPITDAYHIVHGPIGCASYTWDIRGSLSSGENLYRNSFSTDLSEQDVIFGGEKKLIAAIEGIMENHNPKLIFVYATCIVGVIGDDVKAVCKMAEEKYNVPVIPVMSPGFSGNKSKGYKLACNALMNLFSRNILPKRKGINMLGDFNLAGEIWIVKEYLKKIGVDVISTITGDSSYAKLVKASSASFNVVQCAGSMTYLAKRMEAEMDIPFVKISFVGLEDTKNSLLRIASLFGDEEMLAKAKAFVKEEEEKIMPILEKYKENLKGKKAAIYVGGGFKAISLIKQFNELGIDTVMVGTQTGKKDDYEVINSLVKDGTVVLDDANPSELEKFMIEQDVDILVGGVKERPLAYKLGVAFCDHNHERKHPLGGFVGAVNFAKEINLSINSPVWKYVKESEENEGI; this is encoded by the coding sequence ATGGAAAAAAGGATATCTAATTCACTTCTTGAAGAAAGAGAAGATTTTGTGTGTTTTAAAGAAGGTCATAATAAAAAATCTATGAAGTGTGATGGTGATAGTGTATCAGGATCAGTTAGTCAAAGAGCGTGTGTATATTGTGGAGCAAGAGTTGTATTAAATCCAATAACAGATGCATACCACATAGTTCATGGACCTATTGGCTGTGCTAGTTACACTTGGGATATAAGAGGAAGTCTTTCAAGTGGTGAAAATTTATATAGAAATAGTTTTTCAACTGATTTAAGTGAACAAGATGTTATTTTTGGTGGTGAGAAAAAATTAATTGCTGCTATAGAGGGAATAATGGAAAATCATAATCCTAAGTTGATTTTTGTTTATGCAACTTGCATTGTTGGTGTAATAGGCGATGATGTTAAAGCCGTATGCAAAATGGCTGAGGAAAAATATAATGTACCTGTTATTCCAGTTATGTCGCCAGGGTTTTCTGGAAATAAATCTAAAGGATATAAATTAGCTTGCAATGCATTAATGAATTTATTTTCTAGAAATATTCTGCCTAAGAGAAAAGGAATTAATATGTTAGGTGATTTTAATTTAGCTGGTGAAATATGGATTGTTAAAGAGTATCTAAAGAAAATTGGAGTAGATGTGATATCAACTATTACTGGAGACTCCAGTTATGCCAAATTAGTCAAAGCCAGCAGCGCAAGTTTTAATGTTGTTCAATGTGCTGGATCCATGACATATTTAGCAAAGAGAATGGAAGCAGAAATGGATATTCCTTTCGTTAAAATAAGTTTTGTGGGGCTTGAGGATACAAAAAATTCATTGCTCAGAATAGCAAGCTTATTTGGAGATGAAGAAATGCTAGCAAAAGCTAAGGCATTTGTTAAAGAAGAAGAAGAAAAAATAATGCCTATATTAGAGAAATATAAGGAAAATCTTAAGGGGAAAAAAGCTGCAATATATGTAGGCGGAGGATTTAAAGCAATCTCCTTAATCAAACAGTTTAATGAACTTGGAATAGATACAGTAATGGTTGGAACACAAACTGGAAAGAAAGATGATTATGAAGTTATAAATAGTTTAGTTAAGGATGGAACAGTAGTTTTGGACGATGCAAATCCTTCGGAATTAGAAAAATTTATGATTGAGCAGGATGTAGATATTTTAGTTGGAGGGGTTAAGGAAAGACCACTTGCTTATAAATTGGGAGTTGCCTTTTGTGACCATAATCATGAAAGAAAGCATCCTCTTGGTGGATTTGTAGGAGCTGTTAATTTCGCAAAGGAAATTAATCTTTCAATTAATAGTCCTGTATGGAAGTATGTAAAGGAGAGTGAAGAGAATGAAGGAATCTAA
- a CDS encoding P-II family nitrogen regulator, whose product MYMIRAIIRPERVSTVLSELLDAGFPEVTKMAVYGRGKQKGIKVGEIYYDELPKEMLLIAVKDEDKDDVIKVIMRNSRTGEKGAFGDGKIFVAPIEEVYTVSSGKSGL is encoded by the coding sequence ATGTATATGATTCGCGCAATAATAAGACCAGAAAGGGTTAGTACTGTGCTTTCAGAATTATTGGATGCTGGCTTCCCAGAAGTAACGAAGATGGCGGTTTATGGTAGAGGAAAACAAAAAGGAATCAAAGTTGGAGAAATATATTATGATGAACTTCCAAAAGAGATGCTTCTGATTGCAGTTAAAGATGAAGATAAAGACGATGTCATAAAAGTAATAATGAGAAATTCTAGAACTGGAGAAAAAGGTGCATTTGGAGATGGAAAAATATTCGTTGCACCAATTGAGGAAGTATACACTGTAAGTAGTGGGAAATCAGGATTATAA
- the nifK gene encoding nitrogenase molybdenum-iron protein subunit beta, which yields MLDLTPKEIKERKAITINPSKTCQPVGAMYAALGVHGCMPHSHGSQGCCSYHRTVLSRHFKEPAIATSSSFSEGACVFGGGSNIKTAVKNIFDMYDPEIIAVHTTCLSETIGDDLKGFIDAIDIPEGKYVLHANTPSYVGSHITGFSNMVTGFIKGLSKTTGVKNGKMCVIPGFVNPGDMREVKRLLKLMGVDFTMLPDTTGVFDAPMTGKYEMYPKGGTKIQDIIELGDCEKTLALGSFASEAGAATLEKSFKIPYSTLKMPIGIGSTDELIMELSKFSKQQVPYELEEERGQLVDIMIDSHPYYDGKKVALYGDPDVLIALSKFLLELGMIPKYVITGTPSNVFEKQMQALFDEFGVEGCIAKQDADLFELHQLIKNESVDLLMGGTHGKYIARAEDIPLVRIGFPVLDRYVHSYMPNVGYRGAMRLLELMLGALMDRQDRDVKDEDFELVM from the coding sequence ATGTTAGATTTAACTCCTAAAGAAATTAAGGAAAGAAAAGCGATTACTATTAATCCTAGTAAAACATGTCAACCTGTTGGTGCTATGTATGCAGCTCTTGGAGTTCATGGATGTATGCCCCACAGTCATGGTTCACAAGGTTGTTGCTCATATCATAGAACAGTTTTATCTAGACATTTCAAAGAACCAGCTATAGCAACTAGTTCATCATTTAGTGAAGGTGCTTGTGTATTTGGTGGTGGTAGCAATATTAAAACTGCTGTTAAAAATATCTTTGATATGTATGATCCAGAAATAATTGCAGTTCATACTACATGTTTATCAGAAACAATTGGTGATGATTTAAAAGGTTTTATTGATGCTATAGATATTCCAGAAGGAAAATATGTGTTACATGCAAATACCCCAAGTTATGTTGGATCACATATTACAGGATTCTCTAATATGGTTACTGGCTTTATTAAAGGTTTATCTAAAACAACTGGAGTAAAGAACGGAAAAATGTGCGTGATTCCTGGATTCGTTAACCCTGGCGATATGCGTGAAGTAAAGAGATTATTAAAGCTTATGGGTGTAGATTTCACAATGTTACCAGATACAACTGGAGTTTTTGATGCTCCGATGACTGGAAAATATGAAATGTATCCAAAAGGTGGTACAAAGATTCAAGATATTATTGAATTAGGTGACTGCGAAAAAACATTAGCACTAGGAAGTTTTGCTTCAGAAGCAGGAGCTGCTACTCTTGAAAAATCATTCAAGATTCCATACTCTACATTAAAAATGCCAATAGGTATTGGTTCTACAGATGAGTTAATTATGGAATTAAGTAAATTCAGCAAGCAGCAAGTTCCTTATGAACTTGAAGAAGAAAGAGGACAATTAGTTGATATAATGATTGACTCTCATCCATATTATGATGGAAAGAAAGTAGCTTTATATGGAGATCCAGATGTACTAATTGCTTTATCTAAATTCTTATTAGAGCTTGGAATGATTCCTAAGTATGTAATTACAGGAACTCCATCCAATGTATTTGAAAAACAAATGCAAGCATTGTTTGATGAATTTGGTGTTGAAGGCTGCATAGCTAAACAAGATGCCGATCTTTTTGAATTACATCAATTAATTAAGAATGAATCTGTTGATTTACTAATGGGTGGAACTCATGGTAAATACATAGCAAGAGCTGAAGATATTCCACTAGTTAGAATTGGATTCCCAGTATTAGATAGATATGTTCATTCATATATGCCTAATGTTGGATATAGAGGTGCTATGAGATTATTAGAATTAATGCTTGGTGCATTAATGGATAGACAAGATAGAGATGTAAAAGATGAAGATTTTGAATTAGTAATGTAG
- a CDS encoding nitrogenase component I subunit alpha, whose amino-acid sequence MSKVDSVLDKYSAKVYKNRKKHMLELEQETQEIDANRRTIPGVMTHRGCCYAGCKGVVLGPLKDIVLLTHGPIGCGYYSWGTRRNKAVPQKGDGNFIQYCFSTNLGESDIVFGGEKKLKAAIKEIVDIFNPKAIFICATCPVGLIGDDLPAVANESKELYGIDVISFPCEGYKGVSQSAGHHIANNKLIKSVIGTMDYTPKTHSVNILGEYNIGGDAWEIERILKKIGYEVISVMTGDASIDDIRKAHTADLNLVQCHRSINYIAEMMKIQYGTAWIKVDFIGVDCTVRTLRDIAKFFNDPEFTERTEAVIAEELEDIKDDMDYYRSKLTGKKAGLYVGGSRSHHYQMLLNDLGVETLVAGFEFAHRDDYEGREVIPTIIEDADLKNIEVLEVEKIEGKYKPVKTDEELEELKKEIINLEYYPGMMRDMKKGSIVVDDLNEFETEEFIKKLKLDMFFSGIKDKYIIQKGGVLSRQLHSYDYSGPYAGFKGAANFGRDVTMSLYTPAWKYTVAPWKTESILEGTFGGEV is encoded by the coding sequence ATGAGTAAAGTTGATAGCGTTTTGGACAAGTATAGTGCCAAAGTATATAAAAACAGAAAGAAACATATGCTTGAACTTGAGCAGGAAACTCAAGAAATAGATGCAAATAGAAGAACTATACCAGGAGTTATGACACATAGAGGATGTTGTTATGCTGGATGTAAAGGTGTTGTTCTTGGACCATTAAAAGATATAGTACTTTTAACTCATGGACCGATAGGATGTGGATATTATTCATGGGGTACTAGAAGAAATAAAGCAGTACCACAAAAAGGTGACGGAAACTTTATACAATATTGTTTTTCTACAAATTTAGGTGAAAGTGATATCGTATTTGGTGGAGAAAAGAAATTAAAGGCTGCTATAAAAGAAATTGTAGATATATTTAATCCAAAAGCAATATTTATCTGTGCAACATGTCCAGTTGGACTTATAGGTGATGACTTACCAGCAGTTGCAAATGAATCTAAAGAATTGTATGGAATTGATGTTATATCATTCCCTTGTGAAGGATATAAAGGTGTATCTCAATCAGCAGGACATCATATTGCAAATAACAAGCTGATAAAATCTGTAATCGGAACTATGGATTACACACCAAAAACTCATTCAGTTAATATCCTTGGTGAGTATAACATAGGTGGTGACGCTTGGGAAATAGAAAGAATTCTAAAGAAAATAGGCTATGAAGTTATATCAGTCATGACAGGTGATGCTAGCATTGACGATATAAGAAAAGCCCATACTGCAGATTTAAATCTAGTCCAATGTCACCGTTCCATTAATTATATCGCAGAAATGATGAAAATTCAATATGGTACTGCGTGGATAAAAGTTGATTTTATCGGAGTTGATTGTACTGTTAGAACTTTAAGAGATATTGCGAAATTCTTTAATGATCCAGAGTTCACAGAAAGAACTGAAGCTGTTATAGCTGAAGAGCTTGAAGATATTAAAGATGATATGGATTATTATAGAAGCAAGTTAACTGGTAAAAAGGCAGGTTTATATGTTGGAGGTTCAAGATCCCACCATTATCAAATGCTATTAAATGACTTAGGTGTAGAAACATTAGTTGCAGGATTTGAATTTGCACATAGAGATGATTATGAAGGTAGAGAAGTAATACCAACTATAATTGAAGATGCGGATTTAAAAAATATCGAAGTATTAGAAGTAGAAAAAATTGAAGGTAAATATAAACCAGTTAAAACAGATGAAGAATTAGAAGAATTAAAGAAAGAAATCATTAATTTAGAATATTATCCAGGTATGATGCGTGACATGAAAAAAGGTTCGATTGTAGTTGATGACTTAAATGAATTTGAAACAGAAGAATTTATTAAAAAGTTAAAACTTGACATGTTTTTCTCAGGCATTAAGGATAAATATATAATACAAAAAGGTGGAGTATTATCAAGACAATTGCACTCTTATGATTATAGTGGACCTTATGCAGGATTTAAGGGCGCTGCAAACTTTGGTAGAGATGTAACAATGAGTTTATATACTCCAGCATGGAAATACACTGTAGCTCCATGGAAAACAGAATCAATATTAGAAGGAACATTTGGAGGTGAGGTATAA